The following are from one region of the Arachis duranensis cultivar V14167 chromosome 10, aradu.V14167.gnm2.J7QH, whole genome shotgun sequence genome:
- the LOC107471606 gene encoding B3 domain-containing protein At3g18960-like codes for MASSSFQHNHHSPSTVISFFMIVLTESLQNGILKLPNKFSKKYGNGFPNPVYLKPADDTEWKIVWTNKDGEIQFEKGWREFAAYYSLENGHLYVV; via the exons ATGGCTTCCTCTAGCTTCCAACACAATCACCATTCTCCTTCAACTGTGATCAGtttcttcatgattgttctcACAGAAAGCCTTCAAAATGGAATTCTT AAGCTACCAAACAAGTTTAGTAAGAAATATGGTAATGGTTTTCCGAATCCAGTGTATCTGAAGCCTGCAGATGACACTGAATGGAAAATAGTTTGGACTAATAAAGATGGTGAGATTCAGTTTGAAAAGGGCTGGAGAGAGTTTGCTGCATATTACTCTCTTGAAAATGGCCATTTGTATGTGGTTTGA
- the LOC107471969 gene encoding histone-lysine N-methyltransferase family member SUVH9-like encodes MESVTSAQNTNQPKETPFPLFPPGIPIPTTTIEKAVTATTTATATNVPTPFLIIPKHEPVEECTTPIPTSNNQDVKPIFPNAPRRETLPAPVTAPATAPHSATSCDPSDNANGLYEEFNRVSQLFRTAFAEQQQHQLRASQQMDSSNDLVLDPNSGAIVPVPPPQEYGGHWNGNDAAGYEGSASSSGGNMTLAKRNRLKELVRVKDLSLKDQRHYREVVRRTRLIYDSLRVLATAEEERRMMLTDWRKARGDLRASTLMKTCGLWLNRDKRIVGAIPGVFVGDVFLYRMELCVVGLHGQTQAGIDYLPASMSSNGEPIATSVIVSGGYEDDMDDGDVIIYSGHGGQDKHSRQVFHQKLEGGNLALERSMHYGIEVRVIRGLRYDGTATAASKVYVYDGLYRIMDCWFDVGKSGFGVYKYKLFRVDGQAKMGSAVLKEACMLRKDPLCFKPVCCLSLDISHRRENVAIRLFNDIDKSNEPLCYEYLPKTNFPPIVFHQTGNAMGCECVDGCVEGCFCAMKNGGEFPYNQSGILLRGKPIIFECGPFCRCPPHCRNRVAQKGLKSRLEVFRSRETGWGVRSLDLIQAGAFICEYTGVILTRQQAQILTMNGDALIYPNRFTDRWAEWGDISLINSNYVRPSFPSIPPLDFALDVSRLRNVACYMSHSTSPNVLVQFVLYDHNNLMFPHLMLFAMESIPPMRELSLDYGVTDDWTGKLAICN; translated from the coding sequence ATGGAATCTGTTACCTCAGCCCAGAACACCAACCAACCCAAGGAAACACCGTTCCCACTATTCCCACCTGGAATCCCAATCCCTACGACAACCATAGAAAAAGCCGTAACGGCCACCACCACCGCCACCGCCACCAACGTTCCAACGCCGTTTCTCATAATACCCAAACACGAACCCGTTGAAGAATGCACCACCCCCATCCCTACCTCTAACAATCAAGACGTCAAACCTATATTCCCAAATGCCCCTCGCCGCGAAACCCTACCTGCACCTGTAACTGCACCTGCAACTGCACCTCATTCAGCCACCTCCTGCGACCCAAGCGACAACGCAAATGGCCTATACGAAGAGTTCAACCGAGTCTCTCAGCTCTTCCGTACCGCTTTCGCCGAGCAGCAGCAGCACCAGCTTCGAGCATCTCAGCAAATGGATTCCTCAAACGACCTCGTTTTGGACCCTAATTCGGGGGCAATTGTTCCTGTGCCTCCTCCGCAGGAATACGGGGGTCATTGGAATGGAAACGACGCCGCCGGGTACGAGGGTTCTGCTTCGTCTAGCGGGGGGAACATGACGCTGGCGAAGAGGAACAGGCTGAAGGAGCTTGTGAGGGTAAAAGATCTGAGTCTGAAGGACCAGCGGCATTACCGAGAAGTGGTGAGAAGGACGAGGTTGATCTATGACTCACTTCGGGTGCTGGCGACGGCGGAGGAGGAGAGGAGGATGATGCTGACTGATTGGAGGAAGGCCAGAGGGGACCTTAGGGCATCGACTTTGATGAAAACTTGCGGCCTTTGGCTTAACCGCGACAAGAGGATCGTCGGCGCCATCCCTGGGGTTTTTGTTGGGGATGTGTTCTTATACAGGATGGAATTATGTGTTGTCGGCCTTCACGGGCAGACGCAGGCCGGAATTGATTATCTTCCGGCGAGTATGAGCTCCAATGGTGAGCCAATTGCCACCAGTGTCATTGTTTCTGGTGGCTATGAGGATGATATGGATGATGGTGATGTTATCATTTACTCTGGTCATGGGGGACAGGACAAGCATTCTAGGCAGGTGTTTCATCAGAAGTTGGAAGGAGGGAATTTGGCATTGGAGAGGAGTATGCATTATGGGATTGAGGTGAGGGTTATTCGGGGATTGCGGTACGACGGAACTGCCACTGCTGCCAGTAAGGTTTATGTTTATGATGGTTTGTATAGGATTATGGATTGCTGGTTTGATGTTGGGAAGTCTGGTTTCGGTGTTTATAAGTATAAGCTGTTTAGGGTTGATGGGCAGGCTAAGATGGGTAGTGCTGTTCTTAAGGAGGCTTGTATGCTTAGGAAGGATCCATTGTGTTTTAAGCCTGTGTGTTGTTTGTCTCTTGATATTTCGCATAGGAGGGAGAATGTTGCGATTCGGCTTTTTAACGACATTGATAAGAGTAATGAACCGCTTTGTTATGAGTATCTTCCGAAGACTAATTTTCCGCCTATTGTGTTTCATCAGACTGGGAACGCTATGGGTTGTGAGTGTGTGGATGGTTGTGTTGAAGGCTGCTTTTGCGCTATGAAAAATGGAGGTGAGTTTCCTTATAATCAGAGTGGGATTTTGTTGAGAGGGAAGCCTATAATATTTGAATGTGGCCCCTTTTGCCGATGTCCTCCGCATTGTCGGAACCGTGTCGCACAGAAGGGGTTGAAAAGTAGGTTGGAAGTGTTTAGGTCTAGGGAAACTGGCTGGGGAGTTAGATCCTTGGACCTTATACAAGCTGGTGCTTTTATATGCGAATATACGGGTGTTATCCTGACCAGGCAGCAAGCACAAATTTTGACCATGAATGGTGATGCATTGATATATCCTAATCGGTTTACTGATAGGTGGGCAGAATGGGGGGATATATCTCTAATAAATTCCAATTATGTTCGCCCATCATTTCCGTCGATACCTCCTTTAGATTTTGCTTTGGATGTGTCAAGATTGAGGAATGTAGCCTGCTACATGAGTCATAGTACATCTCCGAATGTGTTGGTTCAGTTTGTTCTGTATGATCACAATAATTTAATGTTCCCTCACCTTATGCTATTTGCAATGGAGAGCATCCCGCCGATGAGAGAGCTCAGCCTTGATTACGGGGTGACTGATGACTGGACAGGCAAGCTCGCTATATGTAACTGA
- the LOC107471905 gene encoding protein CHROMATIN REMODELING 19 isoform X1, whose product MKRDYYEISDDEWDQHEEQFKPSRILKRPNSTPPSPPPIESFAYNNNNCHDEDDDCVEITRASAAFPDELDDLEDDDVDNNNSTAAAAPNRGRRFIIDDDDEDGEEEESNRNRNRNVAELYEIGSSSSEEIEEEEVMEGDVVGRALHKCAKISAELKGELFGSSVTACDRYSEVESSSVRIVTQDDVDVACGYEDEDSDFQPLLKPYQLVGVNFLLLLYRKRIGGAILADEMGLGKTVQAITYLTLLNHLHNDPGPHLIVCPASVLENWERELKKWCPSVSTLQYHGAGRTAYCKELNSLSKAGLPPPFNVLLVCYSLFERHRFVCLHRDAISTKYSGVNYMFIIYIHSSPQQKDDRKILKRWRWSCVLMDEAHALKDKNSFRWKNLMAVARNANQRLMLTGTPLQNDLHELWSLLEFMMPDIFATEGVDLKKLLNPDNRDLIGRMKSILGPFILRRLKSDVMQQLVPKIQKVEYVVMEKQQENAYKEAIEEYRAVSQARIAKCSELNTKSVLEALPRRQINNYFVQFRKIANHPLLIRRIYNDDDVIRFARKLHPIGAFGFECTLDRVIEELKSYNDFSIHRLLLHYGVNDRKGILSENHVMLSAKCGALAELLPSLKKDGHRVLIFSQWTSMLDILEWTLDVIGLTYKRLDGSTQVAERQTIVDTFNNNTSIFACLLSTRAGGQGLNLTGADTVVIHDMDFNPQIDRQAEDRCHRIGQTKPVTIYRLVTRGTVDENVYEIAKRKLVLDAAVLESMEEVSDGDMPEKTMGEILSAILLS is encoded by the exons ATGAAGCGCGACTACTATGAAATCTCCGACGACGAATGGGACCAACACGAAGAACAGTTCAAGCCCTCACGAATCCTCAAGAGACCCAACTCcactcctccttctcctcctcccaTCGAGTCCTTCGcttacaacaacaataattgcCACGACGAGGACGACGATTGCGTTGAAATCACTCGCGCTTCCGCAGCTTTTCCGGACGAATTGGACGATCTGGAGGATGATGACGTGGATAACAACAATTCCACTGCAGCTGCAGCCCCGAATCGTGGCCGTCGGTTCATCATCGACGATGACGACGAAGATGGCGAGGAAGAGGAAAGTAATCGGAATAGGAATAGGAATGTTGCGGAATTGTATGAAATAGGGTCATCTTCTTCGGAGGaaattgaggaagaagaggttaTGGAAGGTGATGTGGTTGGTAGGGCTTTGCACAAGTGCGCAAAGATATCGGCGGAGCTGAAGGGGGAGCTTTTCGGGTCGTCGGTGACTGCATGCGACAGGTATTCTGAAGTGGAGTCTTCTTCAGTGAGGATCGTAACTCAG gACGATGTAGACGTTGCGTGTGGGTATGAGGATGAGGATTCGGATTTTCAACCTCTACTGAAGCCGTATCAGCTTGTTGGTGTCAACTTCTTGCTTCTACTGTATCGGAAGCGGATTGGAGGAG CCATATTGGCAGATGAAATGGGGCTGGGCAAAACTGTTCAG GCCATTACATATTTAACTTTGTTGAATCACTTGCATAATGATCCTGGTCCACATCTCATAGTATGTCCTGCCTCTGTTTTGGAAAACTGGGAAAGGGAACTAAAGAAGTGGTGCCCATCAGTTTCTACTCTTCAATACCATGGGGCTGGACGAACAGCATATTGCAAGGAGTTGAACTCCCTCTCGAAGGCAGGGTTGCCTCCTCCATTTAATGTTCTTCTTGTGTGTTATTCACTTTTTGAACGGCACAGGTTCGTTTGTCTACACAGAGATGCCATTTCTACAAAATATTCCGGTGTTAACTAcatgtttataatttatattcacTCTAGTCCACAGCAGAAAGATGATCGTAAAATATTGAAGCGCTGGAGGTGGAGCTGCGTGCTGATGGATGAAGCTCATGCTTTGAAGGACAAAAATAGCTTTAGGTGGAAAAATTTAATGGCTGTTGCACGGAATGCAAACCAACGATTGATGTTGACTGGGACACCACTTCAGAACGATTTACAT GAGTTATGGTCGTTGTTGGAGTTTATGATGCCTGATATTTTTGCTACTGAAGGTGTTGACTTAAAAAAGCTGCTCAATCCAGACAATAGAGATTTAATCGGTCGTATGAAGTCTATATTGGGGCCATTTATTTTGCGGCGTTTGAAATCTGATGTGATGCAGCAGCTTGTTCCTAAAATACAGAAG GTTGAATATGTTGTAATGGAAAAGCAACAGGAAAATGCTTATAAGGAAGCCATTGAGGAGTATCGTGCTGTCTCACAAGCTCGGATAGCCAAGTGCTCTGAGCTTAACACCAAATCTGTTCTTGAAGCTCTTCCACGCCGACAAATAAATAACTACTTTGTTCAGTTCAGAAAG ATTGCTAACCATCCCTTGCTGATACGGAGAATCTATAATGATGACGATGTCATTCGCTTTGCTAGGAAGTTGCATCCAATAGGTGCTTTTGGTTTTGAATGTACTTTAGACAGAGTTATAGAGGAACTTAAAAGTTACAACGACTTCTCTATTCACCGG CTTTTACTTCACTATGGTGTCAATGATAGAAAAGGGATACTTTCCGAAAACCATGTTATGCTTTCTGCAAAATGTGGG GCCTTGGCAGAGCTTCTTCCTTCACTAAAGAAGGACGGTCATCGTGTCTTGATCTTTAGTCAATGGACGTCAATGCTTGACATATTGGAGTGGACCTTAGATGTCATTGGATTGACCTACAAACGACTTGATGGAAG TACACAGGTGGCTGAAAGGCAAACGATAGTTGATACATTCAACAACAAtacttccatttttgcatgcttgcTATCGACAAGAGCCGGAGGACAAGGTTTGAACTTAACGGGAGCTGACACAGTTGTAATTCATGACATGGATTTTAACCCACAGATTGATAGACAAGCAGAAGATCGTTGTCATAGAATTGGTCAAACGAAGCCTGTAACCATATACCG GTTGGTAACTAGGGGAACAGTTGATGAAAATGTATATGAGATCGCGAAGAGAAAGTTGGTACTCGATGCTGCTGTCCTCGAGTCCATGGAGGAGGTTAGTGATGGCGACATGCCTGAGAAAACCATGGGAGAGATATTATCTGCAATTTTGTTGAGTTAA
- the LOC107471905 gene encoding protein CHROMATIN REMODELING 19 isoform X2 encodes MKRDYYEISDDEWDQHEEQFKPSRILKRPNSTPPSPPPIESFAYNNNNCHDEDDDCVEITRASAAFPDELDDLEDDDVDNNNSTAAAAPNRGRRFIIDDDDEDGEEEESNRNRNRNVAELYEIGSSSSEEIEEEEVMEGDVVGRALHKCAKISAELKGELFGSSVTACDRYSEVESSSVRIVTQDDVDVACGYEDEDSDFQPLLKPYQLVGVNFLLLLYRKRIGGAILADEMGLGKTVQAITYLTLLNHLHNDPGPHLIVCPASVLENWERELKKWCPSVSTLQYHGAGRTAYCKELNSLSKAGLPPPFNVLLVCYSLFERHSPQQKDDRKILKRWRWSCVLMDEAHALKDKNSFRWKNLMAVARNANQRLMLTGTPLQNDLHELWSLLEFMMPDIFATEGVDLKKLLNPDNRDLIGRMKSILGPFILRRLKSDVMQQLVPKIQKVEYVVMEKQQENAYKEAIEEYRAVSQARIAKCSELNTKSVLEALPRRQINNYFVQFRKIANHPLLIRRIYNDDDVIRFARKLHPIGAFGFECTLDRVIEELKSYNDFSIHRLLLHYGVNDRKGILSENHVMLSAKCGALAELLPSLKKDGHRVLIFSQWTSMLDILEWTLDVIGLTYKRLDGSTQVAERQTIVDTFNNNTSIFACLLSTRAGGQGLNLTGADTVVIHDMDFNPQIDRQAEDRCHRIGQTKPVTIYRLVTRGTVDENVYEIAKRKLVLDAAVLESMEEVSDGDMPEKTMGEILSAILLS; translated from the exons ATGAAGCGCGACTACTATGAAATCTCCGACGACGAATGGGACCAACACGAAGAACAGTTCAAGCCCTCACGAATCCTCAAGAGACCCAACTCcactcctccttctcctcctcccaTCGAGTCCTTCGcttacaacaacaataattgcCACGACGAGGACGACGATTGCGTTGAAATCACTCGCGCTTCCGCAGCTTTTCCGGACGAATTGGACGATCTGGAGGATGATGACGTGGATAACAACAATTCCACTGCAGCTGCAGCCCCGAATCGTGGCCGTCGGTTCATCATCGACGATGACGACGAAGATGGCGAGGAAGAGGAAAGTAATCGGAATAGGAATAGGAATGTTGCGGAATTGTATGAAATAGGGTCATCTTCTTCGGAGGaaattgaggaagaagaggttaTGGAAGGTGATGTGGTTGGTAGGGCTTTGCACAAGTGCGCAAAGATATCGGCGGAGCTGAAGGGGGAGCTTTTCGGGTCGTCGGTGACTGCATGCGACAGGTATTCTGAAGTGGAGTCTTCTTCAGTGAGGATCGTAACTCAG gACGATGTAGACGTTGCGTGTGGGTATGAGGATGAGGATTCGGATTTTCAACCTCTACTGAAGCCGTATCAGCTTGTTGGTGTCAACTTCTTGCTTCTACTGTATCGGAAGCGGATTGGAGGAG CCATATTGGCAGATGAAATGGGGCTGGGCAAAACTGTTCAG GCCATTACATATTTAACTTTGTTGAATCACTTGCATAATGATCCTGGTCCACATCTCATAGTATGTCCTGCCTCTGTTTTGGAAAACTGGGAAAGGGAACTAAAGAAGTGGTGCCCATCAGTTTCTACTCTTCAATACCATGGGGCTGGACGAACAGCATATTGCAAGGAGTTGAACTCCCTCTCGAAGGCAGGGTTGCCTCCTCCATTTAATGTTCTTCTTGTGTGTTATTCACTTTTTGAACGGCACAG TCCACAGCAGAAAGATGATCGTAAAATATTGAAGCGCTGGAGGTGGAGCTGCGTGCTGATGGATGAAGCTCATGCTTTGAAGGACAAAAATAGCTTTAGGTGGAAAAATTTAATGGCTGTTGCACGGAATGCAAACCAACGATTGATGTTGACTGGGACACCACTTCAGAACGATTTACAT GAGTTATGGTCGTTGTTGGAGTTTATGATGCCTGATATTTTTGCTACTGAAGGTGTTGACTTAAAAAAGCTGCTCAATCCAGACAATAGAGATTTAATCGGTCGTATGAAGTCTATATTGGGGCCATTTATTTTGCGGCGTTTGAAATCTGATGTGATGCAGCAGCTTGTTCCTAAAATACAGAAG GTTGAATATGTTGTAATGGAAAAGCAACAGGAAAATGCTTATAAGGAAGCCATTGAGGAGTATCGTGCTGTCTCACAAGCTCGGATAGCCAAGTGCTCTGAGCTTAACACCAAATCTGTTCTTGAAGCTCTTCCACGCCGACAAATAAATAACTACTTTGTTCAGTTCAGAAAG ATTGCTAACCATCCCTTGCTGATACGGAGAATCTATAATGATGACGATGTCATTCGCTTTGCTAGGAAGTTGCATCCAATAGGTGCTTTTGGTTTTGAATGTACTTTAGACAGAGTTATAGAGGAACTTAAAAGTTACAACGACTTCTCTATTCACCGG CTTTTACTTCACTATGGTGTCAATGATAGAAAAGGGATACTTTCCGAAAACCATGTTATGCTTTCTGCAAAATGTGGG GCCTTGGCAGAGCTTCTTCCTTCACTAAAGAAGGACGGTCATCGTGTCTTGATCTTTAGTCAATGGACGTCAATGCTTGACATATTGGAGTGGACCTTAGATGTCATTGGATTGACCTACAAACGACTTGATGGAAG TACACAGGTGGCTGAAAGGCAAACGATAGTTGATACATTCAACAACAAtacttccatttttgcatgcttgcTATCGACAAGAGCCGGAGGACAAGGTTTGAACTTAACGGGAGCTGACACAGTTGTAATTCATGACATGGATTTTAACCCACAGATTGATAGACAAGCAGAAGATCGTTGTCATAGAATTGGTCAAACGAAGCCTGTAACCATATACCG GTTGGTAACTAGGGGAACAGTTGATGAAAATGTATATGAGATCGCGAAGAGAAAGTTGGTACTCGATGCTGCTGTCCTCGAGTCCATGGAGGAGGTTAGTGATGGCGACATGCCTGAGAAAACCATGGGAGAGATATTATCTGCAATTTTGTTGAGTTAA